One region of Candidatus Aegiribacteria sp. genomic DNA includes:
- a CDS encoding PAS domain-containing protein: LLDGSPDMIILLDTDLKVLWANRTALSMNPDSIGQFCYKAFPGIEEPCDGCPIVKAIETGENETGIVYQEAVEGKRGERYWEDIGVPMKDGNGNVIEIIKIARNITDRVKKENDLRRKNEELERFNSLAVGREVKMVELKREINSLLEELGREPGFTVPKGYETEASQ; the protein is encoded by the coding sequence CTTCTCGACGGTTCCCCCGATATGATAATCCTGCTGGATACGGATCTTAAAGTACTCTGGGCCAACAGAACGGCTCTTTCCATGAATCCTGATTCAATCGGTCAATTCTGTTACAAAGCATTCCCCGGAATTGAAGAGCCCTGCGATGGCTGCCCGATTGTTAAAGCCATTGAAACGGGAGAAAACGAAACAGGTATCGTGTATCAGGAGGCCGTTGAAGGAAAAAGAGGTGAAAGATACTGGGAAGATATAGGTGTTCCGATGAAGGACGGGAACGGAAATGTTATCGAGATCATAAAAATAGCCAGGAACATCACTGACCGTGTTAAAAAAGAAAACGACCTCAGGAGAAAAAACGAAGAACTCGAGAGATTCAATTCACTCGCTGTCGGCAGAGAAGTGAAAATGGTGGAGTTGAAAAGGGAGATAAACTCATTGCTTGAGGAACTTGGCAGAGAACCCGGGTTCACAGTGCCGAAAGGATATGAAACAGAGGCTTCGCAGTGA